Proteins encoded by one window of Lentisphaera araneosa HTCC2155:
- a CDS encoding tyrosine-type recombinase/integrase, with translation MMNDSFQKYYRAMQLELKLQAKAKSTVDNYLRALRRVNDLIASPLDQLKEEELKLYFSELVDTYSWSTVKMDRCALSFFYQYVLKREWKWLEIVRIPRVKSLPDILSQDETLLILSHLEKARYRTCLTAIYSMGLRISEGVRIQTGDICKDRMRLHVRNSKGYKDRLVPLPQVTYQMLRDYWVMHRNPLLLFPRYAGKSRSNSKTTLHMDKGGVQSAFKAALADSGLAKQVSVHSLRHSYATH, from the coding sequence ATGATGAATGATTCATTCCAAAAATATTATAGAGCGATGCAATTGGAGCTTAAGCTCCAAGCTAAGGCAAAGAGTACAGTGGACAACTACTTGCGAGCTTTGCGTCGCGTCAATGATTTGATTGCTTCGCCTCTTGATCAACTTAAAGAAGAGGAGCTCAAGCTCTACTTTTCTGAATTGGTGGATACTTATTCCTGGAGCACGGTGAAGATGGATCGCTGTGCCCTAAGTTTTTTTTATCAATACGTGCTCAAGCGCGAGTGGAAATGGCTCGAAATTGTTCGTATCCCCCGAGTAAAATCCTTACCCGATATCCTCAGCCAAGATGAAACTTTACTGATTTTGTCTCATTTGGAAAAAGCTCGCTATCGAACTTGTCTCACAGCAATTTATTCCATGGGTCTACGCATCAGCGAGGGTGTGAGAATTCAAACAGGCGACATTTGCAAGGATCGCATGCGTTTACATGTGCGCAATTCCAAGGGCTACAAAGACCGTCTCGTTCCCTTGCCCCAAGTGACTTACCAGATGCTAAGGGATTACTGGGTGATGCACCGCAATCCGCTACTGCTATTTCCGCGTTATGCCGGGAAAAGTCGTAGCAATTCCAAAACGACTTTGCACATGGATAAGGGCGGGGTGCAGTCGGCCTTTAAAGCGGCTTTGGCTGATAGTGGCCTCGCCAAACAGGTGTCGGTGCATTCCCTGCGTCATTCCTATGCAACACATT